A region from the Arachis ipaensis cultivar K30076 chromosome B01, Araip1.1, whole genome shotgun sequence genome encodes:
- the LOC107631308 gene encoding mitochondrial carnitine/acylcarnitine carrier-like protein isoform X2 encodes MGDVAKDLTAGTVGGAAQLICGHPFDTIKVKLQSQPTPVPGQSPKYSGAIDAVKKTVAAEGPRGLYKGMGAPLATVAAFNAVLFTVRGQMEALVRTQPGAPLSVSQQFVCGAGAGVAVSFLACPTELVKCRLQAQSALAGTGTAAVAAVKYGGPMDVARQVLRSEGGMRGLFKGLIPTMGREIPGNAIMFGVYEAIKQMLAGGPDTSGLGRGSLILAGGVAGASFWFLVYPTDVVKSVIQVDDYKNPKFSGSFDAFRKIQASEGLKGLYKGFGPAMARSVPANAACFLAYEMTRSALG; translated from the exons ATGGGAGACGTGGCGAAGGACCTCACGGCGGGGACGGTGGGAGGGGCGGCGCAGCTAATATGCGGCCACCCCTTCGACACCATCAAGGTAAAGCTGCAGAGCCAGCCTACGCCAGTACCCGGTCAGTCTCCAAAGTATTCAGGTGCAATTGATGCTGTGAAGAAGACAGTAGCAGCTGAAGGTCCAAGAGGCTTGTACAAAGGTATGGGGGCCCCACTTGCAACCGTTGCAGCCTTCAATGCCGTGCTGTTTACGGTTAGAGGACAGATGGAAGCATTGGTCAGGACCCAACCTGGTGCTCCCCTCTCAGTTAGCCAGCAGTTTGTTTGCGGCGCCGGCGCCGGCGTTGCTGTTTCCTTCCTTGCTTGCCCCACTGAACTTGTCAAATGCAG GCTGCAAGCACAAAGCGCACTTGCTGGGACCGGAACAGCGGCGGTGGCTGCCGTGAAGTACGGAGGACCAATGGACGTGGCGAGGCAAGTTCTAAGATCAGAAGGCGGCATGAGAGGGCTTTTCAAAGGTTTGATTCCGACCATGGGCCGCGAGATACCGGGAAACGCCATAATGTTTGGTGTCTATGAAGCAATCAAGCAAATGCTTGCAGGGGGCCCTGACACTTCCGGACTAGGCAGAGGATCTCTGATTCTAGCCGGCGGCGTGGCCGGAGCCTCCTTTTGGTTCTTGGTGTATCCAACCGACGTTGTTAAGAGTGTGATCCAAGTTGATGATTACAAGAACCCAAAGTTTTCTGGCTCCTTTGATGCTTTTAGAAAGATTCAAGCTTCCGAAGGTTTAAAAGGCCTTTATAAGGGTTTCGGCCCGGCCATGGCGCGAAGCGTTCCGGCCAACGCCGCCTGCTTCTTGGCATATGAGATGACAAGATCAGCTCTTGGATGA
- the LOC107631308 gene encoding mitochondrial carnitine/acylcarnitine carrier-like protein isoform X1 gives MLLQMGDVAKDLTAGTVGGAAQLICGHPFDTIKVKLQSQPTPVPGQSPKYSGAIDAVKKTVAAEGPRGLYKGMGAPLATVAAFNAVLFTVRGQMEALVRTQPGAPLSVSQQFVCGAGAGVAVSFLACPTELVKCRLQAQSALAGTGTAAVAAVKYGGPMDVARQVLRSEGGMRGLFKGLIPTMGREIPGNAIMFGVYEAIKQMLAGGPDTSGLGRGSLILAGGVAGASFWFLVYPTDVVKSVIQVDDYKNPKFSGSFDAFRKIQASEGLKGLYKGFGPAMARSVPANAACFLAYEMTRSALG, from the exons ATGCTTTTGCAGATGGGAGACGTGGCGAAGGACCTCACGGCGGGGACGGTGGGAGGGGCGGCGCAGCTAATATGCGGCCACCCCTTCGACACCATCAAGGTAAAGCTGCAGAGCCAGCCTACGCCAGTACCCGGTCAGTCTCCAAAGTATTCAGGTGCAATTGATGCTGTGAAGAAGACAGTAGCAGCTGAAGGTCCAAGAGGCTTGTACAAAGGTATGGGGGCCCCACTTGCAACCGTTGCAGCCTTCAATGCCGTGCTGTTTACGGTTAGAGGACAGATGGAAGCATTGGTCAGGACCCAACCTGGTGCTCCCCTCTCAGTTAGCCAGCAGTTTGTTTGCGGCGCCGGCGCCGGCGTTGCTGTTTCCTTCCTTGCTTGCCCCACTGAACTTGTCAAATGCAG GCTGCAAGCACAAAGCGCACTTGCTGGGACCGGAACAGCGGCGGTGGCTGCCGTGAAGTACGGAGGACCAATGGACGTGGCGAGGCAAGTTCTAAGATCAGAAGGCGGCATGAGAGGGCTTTTCAAAGGTTTGATTCCGACCATGGGCCGCGAGATACCGGGAAACGCCATAATGTTTGGTGTCTATGAAGCAATCAAGCAAATGCTTGCAGGGGGCCCTGACACTTCCGGACTAGGCAGAGGATCTCTGATTCTAGCCGGCGGCGTGGCCGGAGCCTCCTTTTGGTTCTTGGTGTATCCAACCGACGTTGTTAAGAGTGTGATCCAAGTTGATGATTACAAGAACCCAAAGTTTTCTGGCTCCTTTGATGCTTTTAGAAAGATTCAAGCTTCCGAAGGTTTAAAAGGCCTTTATAAGGGTTTCGGCCCGGCCATGGCGCGAAGCGTTCCGGCCAACGCCGCCTGCTTCTTGGCATATGAGATGACAAGATCAGCTCTTGGATGA